Proteins co-encoded in one Bacteroidetes bacterium SB0662_bin_6 genomic window:
- a CDS encoding T9SS type A sorting domain-containing protein, with product MMGIEFPGALLFITRMTCILKPGIGIKEYQRFRLQWRGRIMIYLLAKAKRALCSKYVALTCSTCAVLFFSGDFLSTPLLGQNIGTGPAFLSPRGLAVEDDGSLLMGVTSRSGPGSIFRIDPVTGDRTIMSDDTTGSGPGLSEPIGLAVEADGSLVMTDIYHYGVVRVDPVTGDQMVVSNYRTGSGPFFDWPRDLAIEADGSLVIMDTDALVRVHPVTGDRMIMSDDTTGSGPVLSLARGLAVEADGSLVVAYMSERGPRHRVLMRVDPVSGDRMIISDDTTGSGPNLLHVIDLVVESNGSIVALDGRRKAVMRIDPVSGDRMIVSDDTTGSGPIFSLPSDLAIETDGNFVVPYYIGAYEEGMVALVRIDPVSGDRTVFSFSSVVTGIEDEAEVPERFSLTGAYPNPFRATTRIGYELQRPSSIELVVYDAAGREVEVLVSSMQPAGLYEASFEAEGLPNGVYFYRLSAGYSTQTGQVVLFR from the coding sequence GTGATGGGGATTGAATTTCCGGGTGCGCTGCTATTTATTACCCGCATGACCTGCATCCTGAAACCTGGCATCGGGATCAAGGAATATCAGCGGTTTCGGTTACAATGGCGGGGACGAATCATGATCTACTTGCTTGCCAAGGCAAAAAGGGCTCTATGTTCAAAGTATGTCGCCCTTACTTGCTCAACCTGTGCGGTCCTGTTCTTCTCTGGAGATTTTCTTTCGACCCCGCTCCTTGGGCAGAACATTGGTACGGGCCCAGCCTTTTTGTCTCCTCGCGGCCTTGCGGTAGAAGACGATGGGAGTTTGTTGATGGGAGTTACTTCCCGGTCGGGCCCCGGGTCGATATTTCGGATTGATCCGGTCACTGGCGACCGTACGATCATGTCGGATGACACTACTGGCAGCGGTCCGGGTTTGTCGGAGCCAATAGGGCTTGCAGTTGAGGCCGATGGTAGTCTGGTGATGACAGATATTTACCATTACGGGGTAGTTCGTGTGGATCCGGTTACTGGCGATCAGATGGTTGTATCGAATTACCGAACCGGAAGCGGTCCATTCTTTGATTGGCCTCGTGATCTTGCGATAGAGGCCGATGGCAGTCTGGTAATAATGGATACTGATGCGCTGGTACGGGTCCACCCGGTCACTGGCGACCGCATGATCATGTCGGATGACACTACTGGCAGCGGTCCGGTTCTTTCGTTGGCTCGTGGACTTGCGGTAGAGGCTGATGGCAGTCTGGTGGTGGCATATATGTCTGAACGGGGCCCACGTCACAGGGTACTGATGCGGGTCGATCCAGTCAGCGGTGATCGCATGATCATATCGGATGATACTACCGGGAGCGGCCCAAATCTTTTGCATGTCATAGACCTTGTGGTAGAGTCCAACGGCAGCATAGTGGCGCTGGATGGGCGCCGAAAAGCAGTGATGCGGATTGATCCGGTCAGTGGTGATCGCATGATCGTATCGGATGATACCACCGGAAGCGGCCCAATTTTTTCGCTGCCCAGTGATCTTGCGATAGAGACCGATGGCAATTTTGTGGTGCCGTATTATATAGGTGCGTATGAAGAAGGTATGGTGGCGCTGGTCCGGATTGACCCGGTCAGTGGCGACCGAACGGTCTTCTCATTCAGCTCGGTCGTAACCGGTATTGAAGACGAGGCAGAAGTGCCGGAGCGCTTCTCGTTAACGGGCGCCTATCCTAATCCATTCCGGGCCACGACGCGCATCGGATATGAATTACAGCGCCCCTCCTCTATCGAATTGGTGGTCTACGATGCGGCAGGTCGTGAAGTGGAGGTGCTGGTTTCGTCGATGCAGCCGGCGGGCTTGTACGAGGCGAGCTTCGAGGCGGAGGGATTGCCGAACGGGGTGTATTTCTACCGCCTGTCCGCAGGATATTCCACCCAAACCGGCCAGGTGGTGCTTTTTCGGTGA
- a CDS encoding glycosyltransferase yields the protein MRLLVIVNVFEPDLGGGVLFSDLCYGLAERGFEVTVRCASSYYPEWRDKSGENGLRIRSETRRGVRIERFGLYIPRNPQALHERLIYEGSFGASLMRRLPRRGDYDAMMVFCPLLGAVAYAAACRRKTGLPLWLNVQDLPAEAAQAGGIGQGSWMVRVQDALFNKADVWSTISPTMIERLEPRRRRDQPLLYLPNWLHESLARHLETAPKTQGPGSPVRLLYSGNLGTKQNLLELCCILHRSDAPFAFRIQAEGSSAGALRKWAEETGDERFDVRGLSDEKELARALHEADFVVIPERSGAGGSFLPSKLIPALAAGTPVLAVCDADSPLGTEMTAHRPGPRFAWPEAENLPALLKSVDQNEYAAWKANAAKRAAFYDRDRVLDRYAEELRRMDRR from the coding sequence ATGCGCCTGCTTGTCATCGTCAATGTCTTCGAACCGGACCTCGGGGGCGGCGTGCTCTTCAGCGACCTGTGCTACGGGCTGGCCGAGCGCGGTTTCGAGGTAACCGTACGGTGCGCCTCGTCCTACTATCCCGAATGGCGCGACAAATCGGGCGAAAACGGCTTGCGCATCCGGTCCGAAACGCGGCGCGGCGTACGCATCGAGCGGTTCGGCCTGTACATTCCCCGGAACCCGCAGGCGCTCCACGAACGGCTTATCTACGAAGGCTCCTTTGGCGCCTCGCTCATGCGACGCCTTCCCCGGCGCGGCGACTACGACGCCATGATGGTCTTCTGTCCCCTGCTGGGCGCGGTAGCCTACGCCGCCGCATGCCGGCGAAAAACCGGCCTGCCCCTGTGGCTGAACGTCCAGGATCTGCCTGCCGAAGCCGCACAGGCCGGAGGCATCGGCCAGGGAAGCTGGATGGTTCGCGTACAGGATGCGCTTTTCAACAAGGCCGATGTGTGGAGCACGATTTCGCCGACCATGATCGAGCGGCTGGAGCCCCGGCGGCGGCGCGATCAACCCCTCCTCTATCTGCCGAACTGGCTGCATGAATCCTTGGCAAGGCACCTGGAGACGGCGCCGAAAACGCAAGGCCCGGGTTCTCCCGTACGGCTCCTGTATTCCGGCAATCTGGGTACGAAACAGAATCTGCTCGAATTGTGCTGCATCCTGCACCGCAGCGACGCCCCGTTCGCGTTTCGGATCCAGGCGGAGGGCAGCAGCGCCGGGGCGTTGCGGAAATGGGCGGAAGAAACGGGCGATGAGCGTTTCGACGTACGGGGTCTGTCGGACGAAAAGGAACTGGCCCGGGCGCTCCACGAAGCGGATTTCGTGGTCATCCCGGAACGATCGGGCGCCGGGGGTTCCTTTCTCCCTTCCAAGCTGATTCCGGCGCTCGCGGCAGGAACGCCGGTCCTCGCCGTGTGCGACGCGGACAGCCCGCTGGGCACGGAAATGACAGCGCACCGGCCCGGCCCCCGGTTTGCATGGCCGGAAGCGGAAAACCTGCCGGCCTTGCTCAAGTCCGTGGACCAAAACGAGTATGCTGCATGGAAGGCAAACGCCGCAAAGCGGGCGGCGTTTTACGACCGCGACAGGGTCCTGGACCGGTACGCGGAGGAACTCCGGCGGATGGACAGGCGCTGA
- a CDS encoding carbohydrate-binding protein, translated as MRNRTTISALAWIAFLAGCADPGNRADSSEPPAPERFTKVVFDEVLYEPMELELLDDGRILFVQRRGEVNIHDPQTGLTETIAELDVFIEFEEGLLGVALDPDYADNHWVYFTYSAPDEAVIRVARFVLEDSRLDMESERVLLEIPVQRDECCHVGGSLEFGPEGNLFVSIGDNTNPFASDGFNPIDEREGRKAWDAQGSAGNTMDLRGKILRITPEDDGAYRIPEDNLFADDPTRGRPEIYVMGNRNPFRIDIDARTGYLYWGEVGPDAGDSSATRGPMGHDEVNQARQAGNFGWPHFIGNNKAYHDYDFEAEVAGEPFDPAAPVNDSPNNTGAELLPPAQPAFIWYPYEASEEFPVAGDGGRNAMAGPVYYYDDYAGSDRKFPRYYDGKLFIYDWMRNWINVVTMNEDGDYVDMERFMPTTEFSRPMDMLFGPDGALYMLEYGQTWYGHNPDARLFRIEYAVHNRGPIARISADRPVGAAPLTVTLSAADSFDPDGDPFTWSWRREGDQDDISGEEAVYSFEEPGTYPVTLTVTDSEGLTGTEIIDILVGNDIPEVRLELSGNHTFFWDGRAIEYNVVVTDLEDGEIAAEEVAFTIDYLAQGSDLTVQAQGHQAALEQASGLIGQALIERHNCGACHLRTDESIGPSFAAIAQKYPDNDASREYLTDKILNGGMGVWGDRAMAPQPQVAAEEANRMADFILGLESAAVREAELPLQGTYVTDRHDADEEEGRYFLAASYTDHGASGMPSLTGRSVVTLRHARLQAEDYDEGEEVMAFPMPEEAFGEDATGNVLIGNDGGYFVFRDIDLTGIRSLTAQIGTVAELTTGGRLDLRAGGLDGEVLGTFEVPIPNETSLQTYEVVLDEASGMTDLYFVFAADEPGRPFPVCFIDWIVAEQ; from the coding sequence ATGCGTAACAGAACAACCATATCGGCGCTGGCATGGATCGCTTTTCTCGCAGGATGCGCCGATCCCGGAAATCGCGCGGACTCGTCCGAGCCGCCGGCTCCCGAACGATTCACGAAAGTCGTGTTCGACGAAGTGCTCTACGAGCCCATGGAACTGGAACTGCTCGATGACGGCCGCATCCTTTTCGTGCAGCGGCGCGGCGAAGTGAATATCCATGATCCGCAGACGGGCCTGACCGAGACGATCGCCGAACTGGATGTGTTCATAGAGTTTGAAGAAGGGCTGCTCGGCGTAGCCCTCGATCCCGATTACGCAGACAATCATTGGGTCTATTTTACGTATTCCGCTCCGGACGAGGCTGTGATACGGGTGGCCCGTTTCGTGCTTGAAGATTCCCGACTCGACATGGAGTCCGAGCGGGTCCTGCTGGAGATTCCCGTTCAGCGCGACGAGTGCTGTCACGTAGGCGGTTCGCTGGAATTCGGTCCCGAAGGCAATCTGTTCGTGTCGATAGGGGACAACACCAATCCGTTTGCCTCGGACGGATTTAATCCCATTGACGAACGCGAGGGCCGCAAGGCTTGGGACGCACAGGGATCTGCCGGCAACACCATGGACCTGCGCGGGAAGATATTGCGGATTACTCCGGAAGACGACGGCGCCTACCGCATTCCGGAAGACAATCTCTTTGCGGACGATCCAACGAGGGGGCGGCCCGAGATTTACGTAATGGGAAACCGAAATCCCTTCCGGATCGATATCGACGCCCGGACAGGGTATCTGTACTGGGGCGAGGTGGGGCCTGATGCGGGCGATTCATCCGCCACAAGGGGGCCCATGGGGCATGACGAAGTGAATCAGGCACGGCAGGCGGGTAACTTCGGCTGGCCGCATTTCATCGGAAATAACAAGGCGTACCACGATTACGATTTCGAGGCGGAGGTGGCAGGCGAGCCTTTCGACCCGGCCGCTCCCGTAAACGATTCCCCGAATAACACGGGAGCGGAGCTTCTTCCGCCGGCGCAACCGGCCTTTATCTGGTATCCTTACGAGGCATCCGAGGAATTTCCGGTCGCAGGGGACGGCGGACGCAACGCCATGGCAGGTCCCGTCTATTATTATGACGATTATGCCGGTTCCGATCGCAAATTTCCGCGCTATTACGACGGGAAACTGTTTATCTACGACTGGATGCGTAACTGGATCAATGTCGTCACGATGAATGAGGACGGAGACTATGTGGACATGGAGCGGTTCATGCCGACGACCGAGTTCAGTCGCCCCATGGATATGCTCTTCGGCCCCGATGGGGCGCTCTACATGCTCGAATACGGCCAGACCTGGTACGGGCATAATCCGGACGCCCGGTTGTTCCGCATCGAGTATGCGGTCCATAACCGCGGGCCCATTGCGCGCATTTCGGCGGATCGTCCTGTCGGCGCGGCTCCCCTTACCGTGACGCTTTCCGCCGCCGATTCTTTCGATCCGGACGGCGATCCTTTCACCTGGTCCTGGCGCCGCGAGGGAGACCAGGATGACATATCCGGCGAGGAGGCCGTTTACTCGTTTGAGGAGCCGGGGACCTACCCGGTAACGCTCACCGTCACCGATAGCGAGGGTTTAACGGGTACGGAAATCATCGACATTCTCGTCGGCAACGACATACCGGAGGTGCGCCTCGAACTTTCCGGCAACCACACGTTTTTCTGGGATGGCAGGGCCATCGAGTATAACGTGGTCGTGACCGACCTGGAAGATGGTGAGATTGCTGCCGAGGAGGTTGCCTTTACCATCGATTACCTGGCGCAGGGCAGCGATCTGACGGTTCAGGCTCAGGGCCATCAGGCGGCGCTGGAACAGGCTTCAGGGCTTATCGGACAGGCCCTTATAGAACGGCATAACTGCGGGGCGTGCCATCTCCGAACGGATGAGTCCATAGGTCCGTCCTTTGCGGCCATCGCCCAAAAGTACCCGGACAACGATGCTTCGCGCGAATATCTCACGGATAAAATCCTTAATGGCGGCATGGGTGTCTGGGGGGATCGGGCGATGGCGCCGCAGCCGCAGGTTGCTGCCGAAGAAGCGAACCGCATGGCGGACTTCATCCTTGGTTTGGAGAGCGCAGCTGTGCGGGAGGCGGAGCTCCCGTTGCAGGGCACGTATGTCACCGACCGGCACGATGCGGACGAGGAAGAAGGGCGCTATTTCCTGGCGGCTTCGTACACCGATCACGGGGCGTCGGGTATGCCCAGCCTCACCGGTCGGAGTGTCGTAACCCTGCGGCATGCGAGGTTGCAGGCGGAAGACTATGACGAGGGCGAAGAGGTCATGGCGTTTCCCATGCCGGAAGAGGCGTTCGGGGAAGACGCCACAGGAAATGTCCTGATAGGGAATGACGGGGGGTATTTCGTTTTCCGGGATATCGATCTTACCGGTATCCGGTCGCTCACTGCACAGATCGGAACCGTAGCCGAGTTGACCACGGGAGGGCGGCTGGACCTGCGCGCTGGCGGCCTGGACGGAGAGGTCCTCGGCACGTTCGAAGTGCCGATACCGAACGAAACCAGTCTCCAGACCTATGAAGTAGTGCTTGACGAGGCCAGCGGTATGACCGACCTGTATTTTGTGTTTGCGGCGGACGAACCGGGCAGGCCATTTCCGGTCTGCTTCATCGACTGGATTGTGGCGGAACAGTAG
- a CDS encoding ATP-binding protein — MIARHLTPALRQAAESWPVVTVTGPRQSGKTTLVRAVFPGHLYVSLEAPDVRERALSDPRGFLAQGDRMILDEIQRVPDLLSYIQVLVDDDDRPGRFIVTGSQNILLMESVSQTLAGRTALLRLYPFSLAEIRGLPPVDPFTLDRDAPTGRPAGSLPADGLWETLAAGFYPPVHDRGIAANEWFGDYFRTYVERDLREVLRVADLRAFETFMRLAAARTASELNLNSLAGDAGVTQTTARRWLTALEIGYLAATLPPHHINYRKRLRKRPRLHFLDTGLICYLLGIRDGATLERHPLRGAIFESFVVAELIKAFAAMRRDAPLFFWRDATGHEIDVLIDAGDRLIPMEIKSGQTVAHDAMRTLDWWTSIPANPNRGGVLVHGGGERFALRDYQVLPWFLR, encoded by the coding sequence ATGATTGCCAGACACCTCACTCCCGCACTCAGGCAGGCTGCCGAAAGCTGGCCCGTCGTAACCGTTACCGGGCCTCGACAGTCGGGCAAGACGACCCTTGTTCGGGCTGTTTTTCCGGGGCATCTCTATGTCTCGCTCGAAGCGCCCGATGTGCGCGAACGCGCGCTGTCGGACCCGAGAGGCTTTCTGGCGCAGGGGGATCGTATGATTCTCGACGAGATTCAGCGTGTCCCCGACCTGCTATCCTATATACAGGTACTCGTTGACGACGACGACCGTCCCGGTCGTTTCATTGTCACCGGATCCCAAAACATCCTGCTCATGGAGTCGGTGTCGCAAACGCTGGCGGGCCGAACCGCCTTGTTGCGTTTGTATCCTTTTTCGCTTGCCGAGATACGAGGGCTGCCTCCTGTGGATCCATTCACGCTGGACCGGGATGCGCCAACAGGTCGCCCCGCCGGATCGTTGCCCGCCGACGGCCTTTGGGAAACGCTCGCCGCCGGTTTCTATCCGCCGGTGCATGATCGGGGTATTGCCGCGAACGAATGGTTCGGGGACTATTTTCGAACCTATGTCGAACGCGACTTGCGCGAAGTCCTGCGCGTTGCGGACCTGCGGGCTTTTGAGACGTTCATGAGACTCGCAGCAGCCCGGACCGCCTCCGAGTTGAATCTGAACAGTCTGGCTGGCGATGCGGGTGTTACCCAAACCACTGCCCGGCGTTGGCTCACGGCTCTTGAAATCGGGTATCTCGCGGCTACGCTTCCGCCTCATCATATCAACTATCGTAAGCGTTTGCGCAAGCGCCCCCGGTTACATTTTCTGGACACAGGCCTCATTTGTTACCTGCTCGGTATTCGCGACGGCGCTACACTGGAGCGGCACCCGTTGCGCGGGGCCATTTTCGAATCGTTCGTGGTGGCGGAACTGATAAAGGCGTTCGCCGCTATGCGCCGGGACGCTCCGCTTTTCTTCTGGCGAGACGCCACGGGCCACGAGATCGATGTTCTGATCGATGCCGGGGACCGGCTGATCCCGATGGAGATTAAATCCGGGCAAACGGTTGCTCACGACGCCATGCGCACGCTGGACTGGTGGACATCTATTCCCGCAAACCCTAACCGCGGCGGCGTGCTGGTGCACGGCGGGGGCGAGCGCTTCGCCTTAAGGGATTATCAGGTGCTTCCCTGGTTTTTGAGGTGA
- a CDS encoding glycoside hydrolase family 3 protein yields MKKLFKILGWILAVLLLLVVGLILGFRGYYSLQSSGNLSEAGPEASVITEAGHAFRDLNKNGQLDPYEDSRLPVETRVENLLGQMTVAEKAGLMFHGMIVMKNNGDLAERPGPGNPFSFMIPINSELVAGRLMNHFNLMQPGSPQLTAIWHNNLQKLAERTRLGIPVTISSDPRHGFGQNPAAAMSASAFSQWPEPAGLAATRDTALVRQFGEIARQEYRAIGIRTALHPMADLATEPRWGRVGGTFGEDADLASRMVYAYIKGFQGDTLSAESVATMAKHFPGGGPQADGEDAHFDHGKEQVYPGGQFDYHLIPFEQGVLAAHTAQIMPYYSIPVGQTSEETGFPFNKEIIDILRDRYGFEGVICTDWSILTDKGPFGMTILHAPAWGVEHLSPGERLLKALNAGVDQFGGEWIPDSLVGLVESGQLPETRLDDSARRILKDKFTLGLFDDPYIDPDTAEEIVGRADFREAGLLAQRKAIVLLKNAETGGMPALPLGDRPNLYIENMDPAAAANYGNVVSTPDSADYAILRLSTPYQPRSGSLLESFFHQGDLDFKSPEKERLLGILDTVPTIVDMYMERPAVIPEIAERSVGLLANFGAEDDAVLDVIFGGFNPTGKLPFEMPSSMEAVRNQHEDVPYDSENPLFPFGHGLSYAADSTAAMETEAQEL; encoded by the coding sequence ATGAAAAAACTTTTCAAAATCCTGGGGTGGATCCTGGCGGTCCTCCTTCTTCTCGTGGTCGGCCTGATTCTGGGATTTCGGGGCTACTACTCGCTCCAGTCCTCCGGCAATTTGTCGGAGGCCGGACCGGAGGCGTCCGTTATCACCGAAGCGGGGCATGCCTTCCGCGATCTCAACAAAAACGGACAACTCGATCCGTACGAGGATAGCCGACTGCCCGTCGAGACACGTGTAGAGAATCTGCTGGGACAGATGACTGTCGCGGAAAAAGCCGGATTGATGTTCCACGGGATGATCGTGATGAAGAACAACGGCGACCTGGCGGAACGACCCGGTCCCGGCAACCCCTTCTCCTTCATGATCCCCATTAACTCGGAGTTGGTGGCAGGCCGTCTGATGAACCATTTCAATCTGATGCAACCGGGTTCTCCCCAATTGACGGCAATCTGGCACAACAACCTTCAAAAATTGGCTGAGCGGACGCGCCTGGGTATTCCCGTCACGATTTCCTCCGACCCTCGGCACGGATTCGGGCAGAATCCTGCCGCCGCCATGTCCGCCTCGGCATTCTCCCAATGGCCCGAACCGGCAGGCCTTGCCGCCACACGGGATACCGCGCTGGTCCGCCAGTTCGGCGAGATCGCCCGGCAGGAATACCGCGCAATAGGCATTCGCACGGCCCTCCATCCCATGGCCGATCTGGCCACGGAACCGCGCTGGGGGCGGGTCGGCGGCACCTTCGGCGAAGATGCGGATCTGGCCAGCCGGATGGTCTACGCCTACATCAAGGGATTTCAAGGGGATACGCTCAGCGCCGAAAGCGTCGCCACGATGGCGAAACACTTCCCCGGCGGAGGACCGCAAGCAGACGGCGAAGACGCCCACTTCGACCATGGAAAGGAACAGGTCTATCCCGGCGGACAATTCGACTACCACCTGATTCCTTTCGAGCAGGGCGTGCTGGCAGCCCACACGGCGCAGATCATGCCGTATTACAGTATCCCTGTGGGCCAAACGAGCGAGGAAACGGGGTTTCCGTTCAACAAGGAGATCATCGATATCCTGCGCGACCGGTACGGATTCGAGGGGGTGATCTGTACGGACTGGAGCATTCTTACCGACAAAGGCCCGTTCGGTATGACCATCCTTCACGCGCCGGCGTGGGGAGTCGAGCATCTGTCTCCCGGAGAACGCTTGCTGAAAGCCCTGAACGCAGGCGTCGATCAGTTCGGCGGAGAGTGGATACCGGATAGTCTTGTCGGGCTTGTCGAAAGCGGGCAGCTCCCGGAAACCCGGCTGGACGATTCCGCCCGCCGCATCTTGAAAGACAAGTTCACGCTTGGTCTTTTTGACGACCCGTACATAGATCCTGACACGGCCGAAGAAATCGTCGGGCGGGCGGATTTCAGGGAAGCGGGTCTGCTTGCTCAGCGCAAGGCGATCGTACTGCTGAAGAACGCCGAAACGGGAGGCATGCCCGCGCTCCCTCTCGGGGACAGACCCAACCTGTACATCGAAAACATGGATCCGGCGGCGGCAGCAAACTATGGAAACGTGGTGTCCACCCCGGATTCCGCCGACTACGCGATTCTGCGGCTCAGCACCCCGTACCAACCCCGCTCGGGAAGTCTTCTGGAAAGTTTCTTCCACCAGGGAGACCTGGATTTCAAAAGCCCGGAAAAAGAACGCCTTCTCGGCATTCTCGATACCGTACCCACCATCGTGGACATGTACATGGAGCGGCCCGCGGTCATTCCTGAAATCGCCGAACGAAGCGTCGGCTTGCTGGCCAACTTCGGCGCAGAAGACGATGCCGTACTGGACGTGATTTTCGGAGGTTTCAACCCCACAGGGAAATTGCCCTTCGAGATGCCTTCGTCCATGGAAGCCGTGCGCAACCAGCATGAAGACGTACCCTACGATTCCGAAAATCCGCTTTTTCCCTTTGGGCACGGGCTGAGTTACGCCGCCGACTCTACCGCCGCCATGGAAACGGAGGCCCAGGAACTATAG
- a CDS encoding Na+:solute symporter, producing MLLAPLDWLLIAGYFALSFGIAVYYFRRAGRNTSEFFLSGRNMPWWLAGTSMVATTFAADTPLAVTELVAQNGIAGNWLWWNFAFGGILTVFFFARLWRRSGVLTDVEFVEMRYDGKAAAVLRGVKAIYFGLVLNGIIIGWVALAMETVIDIVFPGLTVFGHESFHILGAEIGAPLVVVVLLMLLVGVYSLLSGLWGVVVTDAFQFVIAIAGSIILAVFVLDMPEVGGMTGLMAALPEETFRMLPTLGNAAEGGAVLTLTAASFFAYVGVQWWSSWYPGAEPGGGGYIAQRMMSAKDEKHSLLATLWFTVAHYCLRPWPWIIVALAALVLYPGLDDPREGFVLAMRDVLPPGLLGLMLAAFLAAFMSTLSTQLNWGASYLVNDFWKRFVKPNAGEKHYVLVSRVLTFALAGASVFITANLGSVSEAWGLLLTASAGLGLVLILRWYWWRVNAWSELAATLSPVFLLVLALILGTFGIRMPGLQAEFPNNLFAVTAFTTVVWVTATFLSRPTRNEVLDRFYRRIHPGGPGWKRIAERNPDVRQDTGMVRLAGDCVAGIVLVYCALFGTGHLLMGNTGWVLLCLGGITAAGAFLWRSLSRLDASAAAQDA from the coding sequence ATGCTCCTTGCTCCCCTCGACTGGCTTCTCATAGCAGGATATTTCGCGCTCTCGTTCGGGATCGCCGTGTATTATTTCCGGCGGGCCGGGCGAAATACCTCCGAATTCTTCCTGTCGGGCCGGAATATGCCCTGGTGGCTGGCCGGCACCTCCATGGTGGCCACCACCTTCGCAGCAGATACCCCCCTGGCCGTTACCGAACTCGTGGCCCAAAACGGTATCGCCGGTAACTGGCTCTGGTGGAACTTCGCCTTCGGCGGCATCCTCACCGTTTTCTTCTTCGCCCGCCTGTGGCGGCGCAGCGGCGTGCTCACGGACGTGGAATTCGTCGAGATGCGCTACGACGGCAAGGCCGCCGCCGTGCTGCGCGGCGTCAAAGCCATCTACTTCGGGCTCGTGCTCAACGGCATTATCATCGGGTGGGTGGCGCTGGCCATGGAAACCGTCATCGACATCGTGTTCCCCGGCCTGACCGTGTTCGGGCATGAATCGTTCCATATCCTCGGTGCAGAGATCGGGGCGCCGCTCGTCGTGGTGGTTCTGCTCATGCTCCTCGTGGGCGTCTATTCCCTCCTTTCCGGCCTGTGGGGCGTCGTCGTGACCGATGCGTTCCAGTTCGTCATCGCCATTGCCGGCAGCATCATTCTCGCCGTATTCGTACTGGACATGCCTGAAGTGGGCGGCATGACCGGCCTGATGGCGGCCCTTCCGGAAGAGACCTTCCGCATGCTTCCCACCCTCGGAAACGCCGCCGAGGGCGGAGCCGTGCTGACGCTGACCGCCGCGAGCTTCTTCGCCTATGTCGGGGTGCAATGGTGGTCGAGCTGGTATCCGGGCGCCGAACCCGGAGGAGGAGGCTACATTGCGCAACGCATGATGAGCGCAAAAGACGAAAAACATTCCCTGCTGGCGACGCTCTGGTTCACCGTCGCGCATTACTGCCTGCGCCCGTGGCCCTGGATCATCGTGGCCCTTGCCGCCCTGGTGCTGTACCCCGGCCTGGACGACCCGCGCGAAGGGTTCGTGCTGGCCATGCGGGACGTGCTCCCGCCGGGTTTGCTCGGTCTCATGCTCGCCGCTTTTCTGGCCGCCTTCATGAGCACCCTCTCCACGCAATTGAACTGGGGGGCATCGTACCTCGTAAACGACTTCTGGAAACGGTTCGTGAAACCGAACGCCGGCGAGAAGCATTACGTCCTCGTGTCCCGCGTGCTGACGTTCGCACTGGCCGGCGCGTCCGTCTTCATCACGGCGAACCTCGGTTCGGTGAGCGAAGCCTGGGGGCTGCTCCTGACCGCTTCCGCCGGACTCGGGCTCGTCCTGATTCTGCGGTGGTACTGGTGGCGAGTCAATGCATGGAGCGAACTGGCCGCCACGCTTTCCCCCGTTTTTCTGCTCGTGCTTGCCCTGATCCTTGGGACATTCGGCATCAGGATGCCCGGCCTGCAAGCCGAGTTTCCTAACAATCTTTTCGCCGTCACCGCATTCACCACGGTGGTATGGGTCACGGCCACGTTCCTCTCCCGACCCACACGAAACGAGGTGCTGGACCGTTTCTATCGCAGGATTCACCCCGGAGGACCCGGGTGGAAGCGTATCGCCGAACGCAATCCGGACGTACGCCAGGATACGGGCATGGTGCGGCTCGCGGGAGATTGCGTGGCCGGAATCGTGCTGGTCTATTGCGCCCTGTTCGGCACGGGGCACCTGCTGATGGGCAACACCGGATGGGTCTTGCTTTGCTTGGGCGGAATCACTGCCGCCGGCGCCTTTCTCTGGAGAAGTCTCAGCCGCCTTGACGCGTCCGCTGCCGCACAGGACGCCTGA